In the Helianthus annuus cultivar XRQ/B chromosome 11, HanXRQr2.0-SUNRISE, whole genome shotgun sequence genome, one interval contains:
- the LOC118484215 gene encoding receptor-like protein kinase HERK 1, with product MTTSIPKFAHLQIPLEDVVNATNNFADDNIIGRGGLGHVYKGQLQRSGELITISALRLDRKHGGGVVEFWTEVSMLSDLKHPNIVSIVGFCDEQHEKIIVTTYEAKNGSLKEHLSNPNLTWTQRLKICVGVARALSYLHYDEGRGYGVIHLNINSSTILLDKNWEPKLSGFKVSIKQSLNRMDQVVLSEPIGTIGYLDPEIEKSKGVTCKSDIYAFGVVLFEILCGRRAYIRNDANRLLAPLVMQHYENDTLPDIIHPDLKNQMSGYQISVRSLRTYSETAYSCLKEERSHRPHMLSIVNKLEKALEKALKFQPRPENFERPFLAFLFFFTPLS from the coding sequence ATGACAACATCAATTCCCAAGTTTGCTCACTTACAAATCCCACTTGAAGACGTAGTAAACGCCACCAACAACTTTGCTGATGATAACATCATCGGACGCGGTGGATTGGGACATGTATACAAAGGACAACTCCAGCGGTCCGGGGAGTTGATCACCATTTCTGCGCTGAGGTTAGATCGTAAGCACGGTGGAGGAGTCGTCGAGTTCTGGACCGAAGTTTCAATGCTTTCAGATCTCAAGCATCCAAATATAGTCTCTATTGTCGGATTTTGTGATGAACAACATGAGAAGATCATTGTGACCACTTATGAGGCCAAAAATGGAAGTCTCAAGGAGCATCTAAGCAACCCGAACCTCACATGGACGCAAAGATTGAAGATATGTGTAGGCGTGGCTCGTGCGTTGAGTTACCTCCATTATGACGAGGGGCGTGGCTATGGTGTTATACATCTTAACATCAACAGTTCGACAATTTTATTAGACAAGAACTGGGAACCCAAGTTATCCGGTTTTAAAGTTTCTATCAAACAATCACTTAACCGAATGGACCAGGTCGTCCTTTCTGAACCTATTGGCACAATAGGGTATTTGGACCCAGAAATTGAAAAGTCCAAAGGGGTGACCTGCAAGTCGGATATCTACGCATTCGGTGTTGTTTTATTCGAGATATTGTGTGGGAGGAGAGCATATATTAGGAACGATGCTAATAGGTTACTAGCTCCATTGGTCATGCAACATTATGAAAACGACACGTTGCCAGATATAATCCATCCCGATCTAAAGAATCAAATGTCCGGATACCAAATATCCGTAAGATCACTCAGAACATACTCAGAAACGGCATATTCTTGCTTAAAGGAAGAGCGATCACATCGCCCACATATGCTCAGTATTGTTAATAAACTTGAGAAAGCATTGGAGAAAGCATTGAAGTTTCAACCACGACCTGAAAATTTTGAAAGACCTTTTTTggcttttttgtttttctttacgCCTTTAAGTTAA